Proteins from a single region of Verrucosispora sp. NA02020:
- a CDS encoding LamG domain-containing protein, which produces MSPEPLLFWQLDDIAPGNVVVDYGKGQLDGRLEGNPTVSPDDQFGAVLTLDGVGDAVVSPATLPPYTTYTMCGWFRVPTQTSGMQTLMGRDLYGVHVNVLGRIMADLPGTNVRYSSGAGLFTYDTWHHLAVTRGTTLLRIHLDGVVVLEANVGAPPTVQSSFVVGRPPGNASQYQPMSVAAVRLYGTALSAAEVTELMAVDESPVTSFVRTHPLDFELANVDQQPVLYIDDAATSQTLTLRVTNSSRHDITLWPLSGAPSVTNRHLTLSLRPGTIAPASTVGLAASGWALAANEARTELYLRGPANAVVPAAASVELPLTGLRADGTDGTRVTRVELAYQRLGYTGETSEIVGTRQQSLEVVNHRGRPDIPLDVAFVGGNRVLSDGSGTSSLRLRVANVSRRVAIALAGSATVGKERASALVLSFDVQLANETRDWALTTAGQVGAVQVALSGATGVAWDVDKMIDDERAMWTLTPKQDTTIAAEEWLELGIGPVHGLTTPGHAPVVLSYRNVPGFQDGFVSVDVERSPLLFTGTQVALGAGTASAKLHLFDRFTDANGGSLIVGPTNAPNLRLGYDRTYSWVQSHSGAPLAINPIGNNVAVGGTAAPFKLTVRAATEHLQLRREGQTGGNQIYLELYQSETPADVTTYPSIRFHHAGKFWHRLECRPDGFMFKWGPPTSDDLSDIFARLGVFTSMRVDKVAVSGGEGHLRVERRDQAAGKQVFLELFQADVPANQGTFPSLRFHHANKFWHRIEGRPEGFLFKDGNTGSDELRDIFARTASFTSLRLGSTGIGESDLRRLLDLARHFPF; this is translated from the coding sequence ATGAGCCCGGAGCCGCTGCTGTTCTGGCAGCTCGACGACATCGCCCCGGGCAACGTCGTCGTCGACTACGGCAAGGGGCAGCTCGACGGCCGGCTCGAAGGGAACCCGACCGTGTCGCCGGACGACCAGTTCGGTGCGGTGCTGACCCTGGACGGGGTCGGCGACGCCGTGGTCTCGCCCGCGACCCTGCCGCCGTACACGACCTACACGATGTGCGGCTGGTTCCGGGTGCCCACCCAGACTTCGGGCATGCAGACCCTGATGGGCCGCGACCTTTACGGGGTGCACGTCAACGTGCTCGGCCGCATCATGGCCGACCTGCCGGGCACCAACGTCCGGTACTCCAGCGGCGCCGGCCTGTTCACCTACGACACCTGGCACCACCTGGCGGTGACCCGGGGCACCACGCTGCTTCGGATCCACCTCGACGGTGTGGTGGTGCTGGAGGCGAACGTCGGGGCGCCGCCGACGGTGCAGAGCAGCTTCGTGGTCGGGCGGCCACCCGGCAACGCCAGTCAGTACCAGCCGATGTCGGTGGCCGCGGTACGGCTGTACGGCACGGCCCTGAGCGCTGCCGAGGTCACCGAGCTGATGGCCGTGGACGAGTCGCCGGTGACGTCGTTCGTCCGCACCCACCCGCTCGACTTCGAGTTGGCCAACGTCGACCAGCAGCCGGTGTTGTACATCGACGACGCCGCCACCAGCCAGACGCTCACGTTGCGCGTGACCAACTCGTCCCGGCACGACATCACGCTCTGGCCGCTGAGCGGCGCGCCGTCGGTGACGAACCGGCACCTCACCCTGAGCCTGCGGCCGGGCACGATCGCCCCGGCGAGTACGGTCGGGCTGGCCGCGAGCGGGTGGGCGCTGGCCGCCAACGAGGCCCGTACGGAGCTGTATCTGCGCGGTCCGGCGAACGCGGTCGTCCCGGCCGCCGCGTCGGTCGAGTTGCCGTTGACCGGGCTGCGTGCGGACGGCACCGACGGCACCCGGGTGACCCGGGTCGAACTGGCCTATCAGCGGCTCGGTTACACCGGTGAGACCAGCGAGATCGTCGGCACCCGGCAGCAGTCGCTGGAGGTGGTGAACCACCGGGGTCGACCGGACATCCCGCTGGACGTCGCCTTCGTCGGCGGCAACCGGGTGCTCAGCGACGGGTCGGGCACCAGCTCGCTGCGGCTGCGGGTGGCCAACGTCTCCCGCCGGGTGGCGATCGCGCTGGCCGGCTCCGCCACCGTCGGCAAGGAGCGGGCGTCCGCGCTGGTCCTCTCGTTCGACGTGCAGTTGGCGAACGAGACCCGGGACTGGGCGTTGACCACGGCCGGCCAGGTCGGTGCGGTGCAGGTGGCGTTGAGCGGTGCCACCGGTGTGGCGTGGGACGTCGACAAGATGATCGACGACGAGCGGGCGATGTGGACGCTGACCCCGAAGCAGGACACGACCATCGCCGCCGAGGAGTGGTTGGAGCTGGGGATCGGTCCGGTCCACGGGCTGACCACGCCGGGTCACGCGCCGGTGGTGCTGTCGTACCGCAACGTCCCCGGGTTCCAGGACGGGTTCGTCAGCGTCGACGTGGAGCGGAGCCCGCTGCTGTTCACCGGCACCCAGGTCGCGCTCGGTGCCGGGACGGCGTCGGCGAAACTGCACCTGTTCGACCGGTTCACCGATGCCAACGGTGGAAGCCTCATCGTGGGGCCGACCAACGCGCCGAACCTACGGCTCGGCTACGACCGGACGTACTCCTGGGTCCAGTCGCATTCCGGCGCACCGCTGGCGATCAACCCGATCGGCAACAACGTCGCGGTGGGCGGCACCGCCGCGCCGTTCAAACTGACCGTACGCGCCGCCACCGAGCACCTGCAGCTGCGCCGCGAGGGTCAGACCGGCGGCAACCAGATCTACCTGGAGCTGTACCAGTCGGAGACACCCGCCGACGTGACCACCTACCCGAGCATCCGGTTCCACCACGCGGGCAAGTTCTGGCACCGGCTGGAGTGCCGCCCCGACGGGTTCATGTTCAAGTGGGGACCGCCGACCAGCGACGACCTGAGTGACATCTTCGCCCGCCTGGGCGTGTTCACGTCGATGCGGGTGGACAAGGTCGCGGTCAGCGGGGGCGAGGGCCATCTCCGGGTGGAACGGCGGGACCAGGCAGCCGGTAAGCAGGTGTTCCTGGAGTTGTTCCAGGCGGATGTCCCGGCGAATCAGGGGACCTTTCCGAGCCTGAGGTTCCATCACGCGAACAAGTTCTGGCACCGGATCGAGGGCCGTCCCGAGGGCTTCCTGTTCAAGGACGGCAACACCGGCTCCGACGAGTTGCGGGACATCTTCGCCCGGACCGCGTCGTTCACCTCGCTGCGTCTCGGATCCACCGGCATCGGTGAGTCGGACCTGCGCCGGTTGCTCGATCTGGCACGGCACTTCCCGTTCTAG
- a CDS encoding ComEC/Rec2 family competence protein gives MPNGKRTRTTSKTTDSSKAPKNTERKDVKAKKAMTDAAHKAAIAAKISVELLQLATTLEPVTRSTPAVVGARADTNFYATFLRSGQGDCIVLKTPGGKTVLVDCGSTTLDTTTGDAHAQYIWNSLNVPRYLLGSSTIDVMVFTHPDEDHYNYLTSVLDEDRTGRKMTVGRVYHSGDSQDYVGAIDWLRKHMADATKIFKVVHNLEVDPSDQSVVRGEITLDGEAVVAATAADQVDRLDDKGGIRIIAEPNCTVTILAGGVAHDYKTDKDTKKARNRASLVLLVEAHGKKLLLCGDATTSTEHYLIAAGKYAAPTKTRITGVDVMHIAHHGSKVTSGSKELLDVVKPKTEAIISAAREGSTSHHLPAWPTVEKYIDNFTGRVPATAHKGWCWDMNVSRYKVQQMDIPVPVYITGSHGNLDIAWTA, from the coding sequence ATGCCGAACGGCAAACGGACGCGGACCACGAGCAAGACCACCGACTCCAGCAAGGCACCCAAGAACACCGAACGCAAGGACGTCAAGGCCAAGAAGGCGATGACCGACGCCGCCCACAAGGCGGCCATCGCGGCGAAGATATCGGTGGAGCTGCTGCAACTGGCCACCACCCTGGAGCCGGTCACCCGATCGACGCCGGCGGTGGTGGGGGCACGCGCGGACACGAACTTCTACGCCACGTTCCTGCGGTCGGGGCAGGGCGACTGCATCGTGCTCAAGACGCCCGGCGGCAAGACGGTGCTCGTCGACTGCGGCTCGACCACGCTGGACACCACGACCGGTGACGCGCACGCGCAGTACATCTGGAACAGCCTGAACGTGCCCCGCTACCTGCTGGGCAGCAGCACGATCGACGTCATGGTCTTCACCCATCCGGACGAGGACCACTACAACTACCTGACGTCCGTGCTCGACGAGGACCGCACCGGTCGGAAGATGACGGTGGGGCGGGTCTACCACAGCGGCGACAGCCAGGACTACGTCGGCGCCATCGACTGGCTCCGAAAACACATGGCCGACGCCACGAAGATCTTCAAGGTGGTGCACAACCTGGAGGTCGATCCGTCCGACCAGAGCGTGGTCCGCGGCGAGATCACGCTCGACGGCGAGGCGGTGGTCGCCGCCACCGCCGCCGACCAGGTGGATCGTCTCGACGACAAGGGCGGTATCCGGATCATCGCGGAGCCGAACTGCACCGTCACCATCCTCGCCGGCGGGGTCGCGCACGACTACAAGACCGACAAGGACACCAAGAAGGCCAGGAACCGCGCCAGCCTGGTGCTGCTGGTCGAGGCGCACGGGAAGAAGCTGCTGCTCTGCGGTGACGCCACCACCAGCACCGAGCACTACCTGATCGCAGCCGGCAAGTACGCCGCACCGACCAAGACCCGGATCACCGGGGTCGACGTGATGCACATCGCCCACCACGGCAGCAAGGTCACGTCAGGCTCGAAGGAACTGCTGGACGTGGTCAAACCCAAGACGGAGGCGATCATCAGCGCGGCCCGGGAGGGCAGCACCTCGCACCACCTGCCGGCCTGGCCCACGGTGGAGAAGTACATCGACAATTTCACGGGCCGCGTCCCTGCCACCGCCCACAAGGGATGGTGCTGGGACATGAACGTGAGCCGGTACAAGGTCCAGCAGATGGACATCCCGGTCCCGGTGTACATCACCGGGTCGCACGGCAACCTCGACATCGCCTGGACGGCCTGA
- a CDS encoding DUF6603 domain-containing protein codes for MNRHTLETLLATVATGRLDLPLSSLDADHATYLGRFLPTGRLTLTDCVRVDQADAVEVHGTGAPGPFAGLAVTARFALAADTVTGVRVAATGAPTWSLADTFPALAGTLLATLRFTGPVMTLDTAVLAPTGDDPTPDPADAAMRFTGDLRITSEMAAIALLFPGTTHPVVGDITMVTLAPDGYPLPHPTVPSVILYGADGEPLPLGLFDVTDLRYEIFGTPDLNLHTADSEVVAVLVLTGAIDVGTGGQSHRVLLSAQVAGWDNDIILAADFSGLGALTLDDVADLAGLDRLTLPFDIDPDAGISLGEVVVCLAHSGGTWSINHIALTVRAEADWIIVDDLLELQALELTVRVDRPGPSATPSFLVNGLLGIGDEGTLQLVADPRSRHLGGGLYGDAPLRIREVYQHFTGADPGHLPDLAITRFQADVNLPVGTTGTTFGGEIVVAGNWFLTDQVELTSLTFDLDHDTTGTQMQAMAGFVIDDVTVTMTADYDPAPDRKWEFTGETGPGQLIPIGPAVESLAERFDGLTLPAPLADLTIDNLGVDVSTGTQRVFVTGQARFPVDDTDVAITVTVDTAQRSFDGLIALAVPVGDGSTFHPQLDLHLAGDATARRLAASYTHASTDPVPDVRALVGAVSPTAAGYVPHGIVVDPRHLLFALTRPVEGTGTAYVFGVDLALTVDLADLPVVGEHLTGDTTIGMDLLRVVAATAALGAADVTALNALLPAEIPALPAAGLPAGFTVDGTLRLGPFGQPVSVPVSGVNGTANPPAGPVPAPPKQTVTGDNTSWLPVQRAFGPVQLARVGVAFRQHDGQDPRLALLLDASVAVAGLTLSLDGLEVGISLTDPLSVPSFGLSGMGLSYAAGPVSITGAFLRSEIEYEGVSYPAYGGMAQLRTESLSLAAIGSYAQLPAGPSVFVYAYLDTPVGGPPFFHVRGIAAGFGYHRRLVLPPVDDVASFPLVAEATGAAAPGTSLGAELRSLATWLPPSVGDILLTAGVHVSSFEMLDSFVLVAATFGHRFELDVLGLSTLTLPARAPGTEAVTPVAEVQLALRASFVPDDGFLGVQAQLTRNSYLLSRACHLVGGIAFSTWFAGEHSGDFVLTAGGYHPHFPVPAHYPTVPRLGFSWQVSPQLSMSGSAYYALTPGALMAGGGLSAVYQDGSLRAWFDAAMDFLISWQPYHYEASLHVSIGASYTYHFFGTHTINVHVGTDVDLWGPDFGGTATIDLHVTSIRISFGADRGGGATPLSWTGFRSTLLPAPAELVSVTLRGDSHRAAADAADDDLGVVDPTTLVLSTDSSVPSSRGRRGTGTAEAALPADAGSTRFGVGPMGVAVGNATATHRITITRDGVPAEDQFDYRPVVKRLPNALWGGRLTPSPTDPALTPDLLTGYTITPRPTVTPEPAWLDRSAVQADTALFEVSDAIGRRAPAAVADLDGSDAERAKLIVGSMTAPTVAAARAGLLTDLLPDASVDLTGFDTSQFHEIPRVAAHV; via the coding sequence ATGAATCGGCACACCCTGGAGACGCTGCTGGCCACGGTCGCCACCGGCCGGCTCGACCTGCCGCTTTCCAGCCTGGACGCGGACCACGCCACCTATCTCGGCCGTTTCCTGCCCACCGGCCGACTGACCCTGACCGACTGCGTCCGCGTCGACCAGGCCGACGCGGTCGAGGTCCACGGCACCGGCGCACCCGGCCCGTTCGCCGGGCTGGCGGTCACCGCCCGCTTCGCCCTCGCCGCGGACACGGTCACCGGGGTACGGGTCGCCGCCACCGGCGCGCCGACCTGGTCGCTCGCAGACACCTTCCCGGCGCTGGCCGGCACCCTGCTGGCCACGCTGCGCTTCACCGGACCGGTGATGACGCTGGACACGGCGGTGCTGGCACCGACCGGCGACGACCCGACGCCCGATCCGGCCGACGCGGCGATGCGTTTCACCGGCGACCTGCGGATCACCAGCGAGATGGCCGCCATCGCGCTGCTGTTCCCGGGCACGACGCACCCGGTCGTCGGCGACATCACCATGGTCACCCTCGCACCGGACGGCTACCCGCTGCCGCACCCCACGGTGCCGAGCGTCATCCTCTACGGCGCCGACGGGGAGCCCCTCCCCCTCGGCCTGTTCGACGTCACCGACCTGCGGTACGAGATCTTCGGCACCCCCGACCTCAACCTGCACACCGCCGACAGTGAGGTCGTCGCAGTGCTGGTCCTCACCGGCGCGATCGACGTCGGCACCGGTGGGCAGAGCCACCGGGTGCTGCTCTCCGCCCAGGTCGCCGGCTGGGACAACGACATCATCCTGGCCGCCGACTTCAGCGGACTGGGCGCGCTCACCCTCGACGACGTCGCCGACCTCGCCGGGTTGGACCGGTTGACCCTGCCGTTCGACATCGACCCGGACGCCGGAATCAGTCTCGGCGAGGTGGTGGTCTGCCTGGCCCACAGCGGCGGCACCTGGTCGATCAACCACATCGCGCTGACCGTCCGCGCCGAGGCGGACTGGATCATCGTCGACGACCTGCTGGAACTGCAGGCCCTGGAGCTGACCGTACGGGTCGACCGACCGGGCCCGAGTGCGACGCCGTCGTTCCTGGTCAACGGGTTGCTCGGGATCGGTGACGAGGGCACCCTGCAACTCGTCGCCGACCCGAGGTCACGGCACCTCGGCGGCGGTCTCTACGGCGACGCGCCGCTGCGGATCCGCGAGGTCTACCAGCACTTCACCGGCGCCGATCCCGGTCACCTGCCCGACCTGGCAATCACCCGGTTCCAGGCCGACGTGAACCTGCCGGTCGGCACGACCGGCACCACGTTCGGCGGCGAGATCGTGGTGGCGGGCAACTGGTTCCTCACCGACCAGGTCGAGCTGACCAGTCTCACCTTCGATCTGGACCACGACACCACCGGTACACAGATGCAGGCGATGGCGGGTTTCGTCATCGACGACGTCACCGTCACGATGACCGCCGACTACGACCCGGCCCCCGACCGGAAGTGGGAGTTCACCGGCGAGACCGGACCCGGCCAGCTCATCCCGATCGGGCCGGCGGTGGAGTCCCTGGCCGAACGCTTCGACGGCCTCACCCTGCCGGCGCCGCTGGCCGACCTGACCATCGACAATCTCGGCGTCGACGTCTCCACCGGCACCCAGCGGGTCTTCGTCACCGGCCAGGCCCGGTTCCCGGTCGACGACACCGACGTGGCGATCACCGTCACGGTCGACACCGCGCAGCGCTCCTTCGACGGGCTGATCGCGCTCGCGGTACCGGTCGGCGACGGCAGCACGTTCCACCCGCAGCTCGACCTGCACCTGGCCGGTGACGCCACCGCGCGGCGGCTGGCCGCCTCGTACACCCATGCCTCCACCGATCCGGTGCCGGACGTGCGTGCCCTGGTCGGTGCGGTCTCCCCGACCGCCGCCGGCTATGTGCCGCACGGCATCGTCGTCGACCCCCGGCACCTGCTCTTCGCCCTGACCCGGCCGGTCGAGGGGACCGGGACGGCGTACGTCTTCGGGGTCGACCTCGCGCTCACGGTCGACCTGGCCGACCTGCCGGTGGTCGGCGAGCATCTCACCGGCGACACGACGATCGGGATGGACCTGCTCCGGGTCGTGGCGGCCACCGCCGCGCTCGGTGCCGCCGACGTCACCGCGCTGAACGCGCTGCTGCCGGCGGAGATACCCGCGCTGCCGGCAGCAGGTCTGCCGGCCGGGTTCACCGTCGACGGGACGCTGCGCCTCGGACCGTTCGGCCAGCCGGTGTCGGTGCCGGTCAGCGGGGTGAACGGGACGGCGAACCCGCCGGCCGGGCCGGTACCCGCGCCACCGAAGCAGACCGTCACCGGCGACAACACCTCCTGGCTCCCGGTGCAGCGCGCCTTCGGTCCGGTCCAGCTCGCCCGGGTCGGCGTCGCCTTCCGGCAGCACGACGGCCAGGATCCGCGCCTCGCGCTGCTGCTGGACGCGTCGGTCGCCGTCGCCGGCCTCACCCTCTCCCTGGACGGGCTCGAGGTCGGGATCTCGCTGACCGACCCGCTCTCGGTGCCGTCGTTCGGGCTGTCCGGGATGGGCCTGTCCTACGCTGCCGGCCCGGTCAGCATCACCGGCGCGTTCCTCCGGTCGGAGATCGAGTACGAGGGGGTCAGCTATCCCGCGTACGGCGGCATGGCGCAGCTGCGCACCGAGTCGCTGTCGCTGGCCGCGATCGGGTCGTACGCGCAACTGCCGGCGGGGCCGTCGGTCTTCGTCTACGCGTACCTGGACACCCCGGTCGGTGGGCCGCCGTTCTTCCACGTCCGGGGCATCGCCGCCGGATTCGGCTACCACCGGCGTCTGGTCCTGCCGCCGGTCGACGACGTGGCGTCGTTCCCGCTGGTGGCCGAGGCGACCGGAGCGGCGGCGCCGGGCACCAGCCTCGGTGCCGAGCTGCGCAGCCTCGCCACGTGGCTGCCCCCGTCGGTCGGGGACATCCTGCTCACCGCCGGGGTGCACGTCAGCTCGTTCGAGATGCTCGACTCGTTCGTGCTGGTCGCGGCGACGTTCGGGCACCGCTTCGAACTGGACGTGCTCGGGTTGTCCACGCTGACCCTGCCGGCCCGCGCGCCGGGGACCGAGGCGGTCACCCCGGTCGCCGAGGTGCAGTTGGCGCTGCGGGCCAGCTTCGTACCCGACGACGGGTTCCTGGGCGTGCAGGCGCAGTTGACGCGCAATTCCTACCTGCTGTCGCGGGCCTGTCACCTCGTCGGCGGTATCGCGTTCTCGACCTGGTTCGCCGGCGAGCACTCCGGGGACTTCGTGCTGACCGCCGGTGGCTATCACCCGCACTTCCCGGTGCCGGCGCACTACCCGACCGTGCCCCGGCTCGGGTTCTCCTGGCAGGTCTCGCCACAGTTGAGCATGTCCGGGTCGGCGTACTACGCGCTGACCCCGGGGGCCCTGATGGCCGGTGGCGGGCTCAGTGCCGTCTACCAGGACGGGTCGCTGCGCGCCTGGTTCGACGCCGCCATGGACTTCCTGATCTCGTGGCAGCCGTACCACTACGAGGCGTCGCTGCACGTCAGCATCGGGGCGTCGTACACGTACCACTTCTTCGGTACGCACACGATCAACGTGCACGTCGGCACCGACGTCGACCTGTGGGGCCCGGACTTCGGCGGCACCGCGACGATCGACCTGCACGTCACGTCGATCCGCATCTCCTTCGGCGCCGACCGGGGCGGTGGCGCGACGCCGTTGTCCTGGACCGGATTCCGGTCGACGCTGCTGCCGGCCCCGGCCGAACTGGTCAGCGTCACGCTGCGCGGCGACAGCCATCGGGCGGCGGCCGACGCCGCAGACGACGACCTGGGCGTGGTCGACCCGACCACGCTGGTGCTGAGCACCGACAGCAGCGTCCCGAGCAGCAGGGGCAGGCGCGGCACCGGCACCGCCGAGGCGGCGTTGCCGGCCGACGCGGGCAGCACCCGGTTCGGGGTCGGCCCGATGGGGGTGGCCGTCGGGAACGCGACCGCCACCCACCGGATCACCATCACCCGTGACGGCGTCCCGGCCGAGGACCAGTTCGACTACCGGCCGGTGGTCAAGCGGCTGCCGAACGCGTTGTGGGGTGGCCGGCTCACCCCGTCGCCGACCGATCCGGCACTGACGCCGGATCTGCTCACCGGGTACACCATCACACCCCGCCCGACGGTGACGCCCGAGCCGGCGTGGCTGGACCGGAGCGCGGTGCAGGCCGACACGGCCCTGTTCGAGGTCTCCGACGCGATCGGGCGGCGTGCCCCGGCGGCGGTGGCGGATCTCGACGGCAGCGACGCCGAACGCGCGAAGCTGATCGTCGGCAGCATGACGGCGCCCACCGTTGCCGCTGCCCGGGCCGGGCTGCTGACGGACCTGCTGCCCGACGCGTCGGTCGACCTGACCGGCTTCGACACCAGCCAGTTCCACGAGATCCCCCGGGTGGCCGCTCATGTCTGA
- a CDS encoding alpha/beta fold hydrolase, whose protein sequence is MKINLPFLSRRIAPWTAVAAGVAVAAMVAGSAQAAAGHRPWVKPTVVLVHGAFADSSSWNGVITHLKRDGYPVVAAPNPLRGLHTDAEHLRSVLESVRGPIVLAGHSYGGSVMSEAADGDTDVKALVYIASFAPEQGESTSALAAKFPGGQLGPALDSVPVSIPGAGTGTDLYIRQDQFRRVFAADVPRKVTDLMAVTQRPITSAALDDTATRTAWKSIRSWFMVTTQDLAIPADSMRFMARRAGSHTVEITASHAVTVSQPKPVADLIDTAARATTR, encoded by the coding sequence ATGAAGATCAACCTTCCGTTCCTGTCCAGGCGCATCGCTCCGTGGACGGCCGTCGCCGCCGGTGTGGCGGTGGCCGCGATGGTCGCCGGCTCCGCGCAGGCGGCGGCGGGGCACCGGCCCTGGGTCAAGCCCACGGTGGTGCTGGTCCACGGCGCGTTCGCCGACTCATCGAGTTGGAACGGCGTCATCACGCACCTGAAACGGGACGGCTATCCGGTGGTCGCCGCCCCGAATCCGCTGCGCGGCCTGCACACCGACGCCGAACACCTGCGCAGCGTGCTGGAGAGCGTGCGGGGCCCGATCGTGCTGGCCGGTCACTCCTACGGCGGATCGGTGATGAGCGAGGCCGCCGACGGCGACACCGACGTCAAGGCACTGGTCTACATCGCGAGCTTCGCCCCGGAGCAGGGGGAGAGCACCTCGGCTCTGGCCGCGAAGTTCCCGGGCGGACAACTGGGCCCGGCCCTGGACTCCGTGCCGGTGTCGATCCCCGGTGCCGGTACGGGCACCGACCTCTACATCAGGCAGGACCAGTTCCGGCGGGTGTTCGCGGCCGACGTCCCACGGAAGGTCACCGACCTGATGGCCGTCACCCAGCGACCGATCACCAGTGCCGCGCTCGACGACACCGCCACCCGGACGGCGTGGAAGTCCATCCGGTCCTGGTTCATGGTGACCACGCAGGACCTGGCCATCCCCGCCGACTCGATGCGGTTCATGGCCAGGCGGGCCGGGTCGCACACCGTCGAGATCACGGCCTCGCACGCGGTCACGGTCTCGCAGCCGAAGCCGGTGGCCGACCTGATCGACACGGCGGCCCGCGCCACCACGCGCTGA
- a CDS encoding alpha/beta fold hydrolase gives MKPTIVLVHGAFAESGSWKAVISRLQAAGHRTIAAGNPLRSLSGDAAVVADLLATIEGPIVLVGHSYGGAVVSNAATGNDNVKALVYVAALAPEKGENVPDLTGKFPGATLGEHLHEVPLRDGTADVYVRPESYHEHFAADLTPEQAALDAATQRPFHTTALNEGSGEPAWKTIPSWFISPERDLAIPIAVFRFMAERANAREAVEVAGASHALPVSQPQAVADVILRAAASV, from the coding sequence ATGAAGCCCACCATCGTCCTGGTCCACGGCGCCTTCGCCGAGTCCGGCAGTTGGAAGGCAGTGATCAGTCGGCTGCAGGCCGCGGGTCACCGCACCATCGCGGCCGGGAACCCGTTGCGGAGCCTCTCCGGGGACGCCGCCGTGGTGGCCGACCTGCTGGCCACGATCGAGGGTCCGATCGTGCTGGTCGGCCACTCCTACGGGGGTGCGGTCGTCTCCAACGCCGCGACCGGCAACGACAACGTCAAGGCCCTCGTGTACGTGGCCGCGCTGGCTCCGGAGAAGGGCGAGAACGTGCCCGACCTGACCGGCAAGTTCCCGGGCGCCACCCTCGGCGAACACCTCCACGAGGTGCCGCTGCGCGACGGCACCGCCGACGTCTACGTCCGTCCGGAGAGTTACCACGAGCACTTCGCTGCGGACCTCACGCCGGAGCAGGCGGCCCTGGACGCCGCCACCCAGCGGCCGTTCCACACCACCGCCCTCAACGAGGGCTCCGGCGAGCCGGCCTGGAAGACGATCCCGTCCTGGTTCATCTCCCCGGAGCGGGACCTCGCCATCCCGATCGCGGTGTTCCGCTTCATGGCCGAACGCGCCAACGCGCGGGAGGCCGTGGAGGTCGCCGGTGCCTCGCACGCGCTTCCGGTGTCGCAGCCGCAGGCGGTGGCCGACGTCATCCTCCGCGCCGCCGCTTCCGTCTGA